The genomic stretch tgtgattagacttccttttccgagtcgtcaagccaagcccaaatttgatgaccaacttggaaaatttatggaatttgtgaagaatttggaagtctcaattcctttcacggaattaatcaatcacgtgccggcctatgcgaaatacatgaaagacatcctcacaaagaagaagtcgaaccggaagcttgagactatcgccttcactaaggtgagtagtgcaatacttcaagggagttcacctccaaaactcaaggatccgagaagcttctcaataccgtgtaccattggcgacaccacgattaacaaagccttatgtgatctaggggctagtgtgagtgttatgccatactcggtgagtaaaaggttggggatgggagagcttaaatgcactaatatcacactccaaatggccgatagatcaacgaagacaccattagggatatgggaagatgttcccgtacgaattgggaaatttttcatcccggtggactttgtcattgttgatgtggaagaagattccaacattccaatcattctaggaagacctttcttacacaccgcgggtgcggtgattgatgtgaaacatggagagcttactctagaagtgggagatgagagtataactttcaatcttgacaagactatgagagctccccgtttgacACTGAACAGATTAGTAGAAGGAACAGATTAGTAGAaggaactgcatatttaatacaaacgtactggaaatcttacaagaccacaGGGTTAGACATTATCTTTATTTAACTTGCCTTTTCATACAGGCCCACGACACTGCTTATGATAGGCGGATACAGACACACACAgtttgacactcaacaaataacacacgacgttGCTTGGAAGTTTCAGCCACAACCTGCTTGTAGACACGGACACATTTTgtaggggttttaggggtacattgcttggaaaatagccacaacctggttgtaggcatcgacgcTTTCTGACCTGGCCGACTGCTGCCCATTAAAGATGGTCGCATAcggcacttggacatagtccacgGTATTCTTCAGAAGCTCAGCATCCGAGTCTGTGGATACCCagaggtatggttcgagtgttgaCCTATTAGGAGCATTCCAGTCGTTCCTGCCATggcctctgagttgaaacatcatgtcaagTTTAAATGCTAATTCTGCATGTGCaggtgatgttccaaactgaatgagtagactccctttgaatccccatggcccccattgtgggttaactttgctgaccgagtatcccagctcaataagcttattcctcaaaggattaaagctcttggcagcaaattttccattgtctatatctatgtggcctggggcattcatcaggacacagtgatatggacgaccaacattttgagtcattttcagaccagtaatttgatggtttaatttatttgtgagttgtggggagctaatgggatgcctcttttatgaatttatagcaagtttgagatgtgttgtctttttttttttttttttttttttttttttttttttttgcaaaaaattcTCATTTCATTTCAAAAGGAATGAAACTACATTTGCAAAAACTATCCACTAGAATGCCTTAGCAACTAAAGAAACTATACACACTAAAAAATAGCAACTAAGGGACTGAGTGATCAAGTAAAGAACTAAATAAGGACTGAGGGAATTTGATAGACAGTCTAGCCAAAACTAAACGCTTGATCTTGCTTAGAAGCCCAGCTGCATCAGTAGTCTTATGGAAAAAAATTCGTTGATTTCGTTCCCACCAAAGCTGATTAACAACAGCAGCAAGCGAAGTATAATAACAGTGAGTTTTCCAGTTGTTTCTGCTGCTACCAAACGGACAGGCAACCAGAAGATGGAGTAAAGAAGAAGAAAACTGAGGGAGGCTCATCCAACTCAGAATGGAGCTCCAAACCTGAGCAGTGAAAGGACAAGAGAAGAACAAATGGCCATGATCTTCCTCACTGGCTTTACAAAAGTTGCACCTGTTAGCAAACTGGTAACCCCTCTTTTTAATGTTATCCTGAGTTGCAAGCTGACTTTGAGCAGCCATAGAACAAGTAATATGATGACAGGGGAAAATGGACGAATAGGAAAGACCCTTAGTCCAATCTCCTTGGGTGGGAGCAGCCCTAAAGAAATCATAAGCTAGATGAAGATGGAAGTGAGAGCCATGAACCCAGGATTGAAGTAAAGCTTGAGCATTCTGAATAGAACCAGCTGACTCTACAAGAAAGTCACGGACTGCCAGGATCCCTTTCAGACTAGCAGAGAAAGAATCCTTAGCTTGCAGGCACCAGATATCAGTCCCTTTCAACACATAAACATGCTGCCACTTTGCCCAGAGACCAGAGGCAGGAGCAATAAGAAGAGCAAGCCATTTGACAAGAAGAGCTCTATTCCAAGAAGGAAGATCCTTTATGTTAAACCCACCACCAGACCAGGGAGAGCAAATACTTTTCCAACTTTTGAAAACCATCTTCCTACCAATGCCAGGTATACCCCAAAAGAAATGGCTGCAAAGATGCTCAATTTTTTTGATAATGGCAACATGGAGAAGGATACTAGCACCCCAGTAATTATCAAGCCCAAAAACCACAGAGCTTATCATCTGAAGTTTACCAGCATAAGACAAAGAATGGGAAGACCAATGGAAAACTTTTTTCTGAATTTTAGTTACTAGAGGATCAAACATGGTAACAGAGATTCTGGAGGTGGATAAAGGAATACCCAAGTAtttgaaaggaaactacccctTGGAGAAGCCTGTTGCTTGGATGATTTCAGAAGAAAGCTCAGGAGAGACACCCCCCAAATAAATGT from Silene latifolia isolate original U9 population chromosome 2, ASM4854445v1, whole genome shotgun sequence encodes the following:
- the LOC141640906 gene encoding uncharacterized protein LOC141640906, which encodes MFDPLVTKIQKKVFHWSSHSLSYAGKLQMISSVVFGLDNYWGASILLHVAIIKKIEHLCSHFFWGIPGIGRKMVFKSWKSICSPWSGGGFNIKDLPSWNRALLVKWLALLIAPASGLWAKWQHVYVLKGTDIWCLQAKDSFSASLKGILAVRDFLVESAGSIQNAQALLQSWVHGSHFHLHLAYDFFRAAPTQGDWTKGLSYSSIFPCHHITCSMAAQSQLATQDNIKKRGYQFANRCNFCKASEEDHGHLFFSCPFTAQVWSSILSWMSLPQFSSSLLHLLVACPFGSSRNNWKTHCYYTSLAAVVNQLWWERNQRIFFHKTTDAAGLLSKIKRLVLARLSIKFPQSLFSSLLDHSVP